The following proteins are co-located in the Imtechella halotolerans genome:
- a CDS encoding DUF4252 domain-containing protein gives MKINNLYPTMKKQIVLLVALLALPMATFAQSIFDKFEESDNVTTVVVTKKMFELFSRIDAEDKEAKEFMELTKSLHNLRVFVTENKSVAADMKSTVDKYLKSSAMEELMRVKDKDANVKFYIRQGKDADHVKELLMFVDGINGTAKMPGDRKVETVLLSLTGDIDLNKISTLTKKMNLPSELDKAGNK, from the coding sequence ATGAAAATAAATAATCTATATCCTACCATGAAAAAACAGATCGTTTTATTAGTTGCACTTTTGGCCCTACCAATGGCCACTTTTGCTCAGTCAATTTTTGACAAATTTGAAGAGTCTGATAATGTTACAACAGTGGTTGTTACTAAAAAGATGTTTGAACTTTTCTCTCGTATTGATGCCGAAGATAAAGAAGCTAAAGAGTTTATGGAACTCACTAAAAGTCTACATAATCTTAGGGTATTTGTTACCGAAAATAAATCGGTTGCCGCAGACATGAAGTCAACCGTGGATAAGTACCTAAAATCATCAGCAATGGAAGAGTTAATGAGAGTTAAAGATAAAGATGCTAATGTTAAATTTTATATCCGTCAAGGTAAAGATGCGGATCACGTTAAAGAACTTTTGATGTTTGTTGACGGAATTAATGGAACAGCTAAAATGCCTGGAGATAGAAAGGTGGAAACAGTTCTCTTATCCCTGACAGGTGATATTGACCTTAATAAGATCAGTACCCTGACTAAGAAAATGAATTTACCTTCAGAGCTCGATAAGGCTGGAAACAAATAA
- a CDS encoding ABC transporter ATP-binding protein: protein MKDQTRHSVLSTDSLSIGYRTKREELFLADDVTFDLFKGELVALVGANGIGKSTLLRTLAGIQPALKGSISIDNRPLENYPPEHLATVLSLVLTEPIAAKSLTVVEVIALGRQPYTNWLGTLNPSDIHKVKEVVQQLQLSDIQHKKCYELSDGQLQKVMIARALAQDTSLIILDEPTTHLDIYHKAYILKLLKKIAHETQKTILFSSHEMDLAIQLCDKMMVLANKKVMVDTPCNLIEKGSFQSIFPKEIIEFDSKTGVFRIK from the coding sequence ATTAAAGACCAAACCAGACATAGTGTTTTAAGTACCGATTCTTTAAGCATCGGATATCGGACAAAAAGGGAGGAACTATTTTTGGCCGACGATGTAACTTTTGATCTATTCAAAGGGGAACTTGTTGCTTTGGTTGGTGCCAATGGAATTGGAAAATCAACACTGCTACGAACACTTGCAGGAATTCAACCTGCCCTAAAAGGTAGTATCTCTATAGATAATAGACCACTTGAAAATTACCCGCCTGAGCATCTTGCCACAGTATTAAGTCTAGTTCTAACAGAACCAATCGCTGCAAAAAGTCTTACAGTTGTGGAAGTAATAGCGCTAGGCAGACAGCCCTATACAAATTGGTTAGGCACCTTGAACCCAAGTGACATTCATAAGGTAAAAGAAGTTGTTCAACAACTCCAATTATCAGATATTCAACACAAAAAATGTTACGAACTAAGTGATGGTCAACTTCAAAAAGTAATGATAGCTAGAGCCTTGGCACAAGACACTTCTCTTATCATCCTCGATGAACCTACCACTCATCTTGATATTTATCACAAAGCATACATTCTAAAATTATTGAAAAAAATTGCTCATGAGACTCAGAAAACAATTTTGTTTTCTTCACATGAAATGGATTTGGCTATCCAACTTTGCGACAAAATGATGGTATTAGCCAATAAAAAAGTAATGGTGGACACCCCTTGTAATCTCATTGAAAAAGGCAGTTTTCAATCAATCTTTCCTAAAGAAATCATCGAATTTGATTCTAAAACTGGAGTTTTTAGAATCAAGTAA
- a CDS encoding S41 family peptidase → MKKIFLLLFLSITIFSCKDNDDDATRPSSDLAIHDFIWRGMNQFYYWQEDVPNLDDNAFTPSQYTNFLKQFNDPEDLFYSLLYDRNVSDRFSWIVDDYEALLSSFRGEGEAYGFEIGDLVRVGQTNQVVLYVGYVIPNSPAADAGMKRGDIIYRFDDVTLNTSNYLVVNNYYRNNTIKLEFATVAGETVTPTGGISTLAIRPVQENPIHFSNVFEYGGKKIGYLTYNSFNNSYHNELNEVFGTFKTEGIEELVLDLRYNGGGSVLTSAYLASMIYGNATTTDHFARLMFNSKNSSENGAYPFYDQANIYDKTTGNATGTKVTINRLTSLTRLYVLMSDGTASASEMIINGLLPYMEVITIGEQSYGKNVGSITLFDSPSFMQSNVNPNHKYAMQPIVFKIFNKNNESNYTEGFIPQFEVLERNYFRDIKPFGNIEEPLLKAALDDMTSGMARFSQEMISPVEALKGIKEKPFTKEMYILPGEQF, encoded by the coding sequence ATGAAAAAGATTTTCCTACTTTTATTTTTATCAATCACCATTTTTAGTTGTAAGGACAATGATGATGATGCTACCAGACCTTCAAGTGATTTAGCTATTCATGATTTTATTTGGAGAGGAATGAACCAGTTCTACTACTGGCAGGAAGATGTGCCTAATCTAGATGATAATGCCTTTACTCCTTCGCAATACACCAATTTCCTTAAACAATTTAACGATCCTGAAGACCTTTTTTATAGCCTTCTATACGATAGAAATGTGTCCGATAGATTTTCATGGATTGTAGATGATTATGAAGCACTACTTAGCTCTTTTAGAGGGGAAGGAGAAGCTTACGGATTTGAAATAGGTGATTTAGTTAGAGTAGGGCAAACCAATCAGGTTGTGCTTTATGTAGGCTATGTGATTCCAAATTCTCCTGCTGCCGATGCAGGCATGAAACGCGGAGATATCATCTATCGATTTGATGATGTAACACTTAATACTTCCAATTATCTTGTTGTAAATAATTACTACAGAAACAACACCATTAAATTAGAATTTGCTACTGTAGCAGGAGAAACGGTTACACCTACTGGGGGTATTTCGACTTTAGCTATTCGTCCAGTTCAGGAAAATCCAATTCATTTTAGCAATGTATTTGAATATGGTGGCAAAAAAATAGGTTATCTCACTTATAACAGCTTTAACAACTCCTATCACAATGAATTAAATGAGGTGTTTGGGACATTCAAAACAGAAGGAATTGAAGAACTTGTTTTAGATCTTAGGTACAACGGTGGTGGATCCGTATTAACCTCGGCGTACCTTGCTAGTATGATTTATGGTAATGCAACCACTACAGATCATTTTGCAAGGCTTATGTTCAACAGTAAAAATAGTAGTGAGAATGGCGCTTATCCTTTTTATGATCAGGCCAACATTTACGATAAAACTACAGGAAATGCTACTGGTACAAAAGTAACCATAAATAGGTTAACTTCATTAACACGATTGTATGTACTAATGAGTGATGGAACCGCATCTGCTAGTGAGATGATTATAAATGGACTATTACCCTATATGGAAGTCATTACAATAGGTGAACAATCCTACGGGAAAAATGTAGGCTCAATTACCCTATTCGACTCTCCTTCATTTATGCAAAGTAATGTGAATCCGAATCATAAATATGCAATGCAGCCAATTGTTTTTAAAATATTCAACAAAAACAATGAAAGCAACTATACAGAAGGATTTATACCTCAATTTGAGGTATTGGAAAGAAATTACTTCCGTGATATCAAACCTTTTGGCAATATTGAAGAACCCTTACTTAAAGCAGCTCTAGATGATATGACCAGTGGTATGGCAAGATTTAGCCAAGAAATGATTTCCCCAGTTGAAGCCTTAAAGGGAATCAAAGAAAAACCCTTTACAAAAGAAATGTATATACTTCCAGGAGAACAATTTTAA
- a CDS encoding TonB-dependent receptor plug domain-containing protein produces the protein MNKKMCSFGVLALTCALSFSQQKDKESSVETLEEVVVSDSRFELKREHSGKTVIKVTRAMLDNQQGKTVAEVINTISGIEIAGSRSNAGQNLGYFVRGGNNRQVLVLIDGIQMNDASQIASDFDMRLLSSDQIESIEIVKGAASTLYGNGAATAVINITTRKASQKKISAIFSSTIASNQSQDDSAYNPADFSNSATLSGTLGAFTYLGGFSHQFTDGLSALNVNGATERDPFSRQNAQVKLGYGAGKAFEMAVYGNWDNYYAHYDNSYPMEDADFLSRSKQYRVGVAPKFNYRIGSVNVNAAFTEINREIESTYPNSYYAKNHIVDAFSKNKIGDRLHAIVGVNYKQDYARFASEHQIHYADPYLNLVYVSDFGLNFNGGVRNNNHSIYGSHWVYNLNPSYTLATNSGYTKFFGSYSTSYIAPTLYQLYATWGGNSDLKAEENITKEGGVEWKVNKNIRLSTLYFERLEKNFIDYVYTDPVTYDGGYDNVDRDFKVRGVEVEADASIGNKLSMSVNYTFTEKDDVAVLRIPKHKLNSLVGFKWNSKTYTSVSYQYNAERTDRDFTTYQDVTLDAYGLLDIYVSHQLLSRLKVFATVTNLLNEDYTEILGYTTRGRNARIGMSLQF, from the coding sequence ATGAACAAAAAAATGTGTTCGTTTGGCGTGTTGGCGCTAACGTGTGCGTTGTCTTTTTCGCAACAAAAAGACAAAGAATCCTCAGTAGAAACCTTAGAGGAAGTAGTGGTATCTGATTCGCGATTTGAATTAAAGCGTGAACATTCTGGAAAAACTGTCATAAAGGTGACCAGAGCTATGTTGGATAATCAACAAGGAAAAACAGTAGCAGAGGTGATTAATACCATCTCTGGTATTGAAATAGCTGGAAGTCGTAGTAATGCAGGTCAAAATTTAGGGTATTTTGTTCGCGGAGGTAATAATCGTCAGGTGTTGGTTTTAATTGATGGTATTCAAATGAATGATGCCTCTCAAATTGCATCAGATTTTGATATGCGTTTGCTTTCTTCTGATCAGATTGAATCTATCGAAATTGTAAAAGGTGCCGCGAGTACACTTTACGGAAATGGTGCGGCCACAGCCGTAATTAATATTACAACACGGAAGGCTTCTCAAAAGAAAATTTCAGCAATTTTCAGTTCTACAATTGCTAGTAATCAATCCCAAGATGATTCGGCATATAATCCTGCTGATTTTAGCAATAGTGCGACCCTTAGTGGGACCTTAGGTGCATTTACCTATTTGGGTGGATTTTCTCATCAATTTACTGATGGTCTTTCTGCCTTAAATGTGAATGGTGCGACGGAGAGAGATCCTTTTTCCAGACAGAATGCCCAAGTAAAACTAGGGTATGGTGCGGGAAAAGCTTTTGAAATGGCTGTTTATGGTAATTGGGACAACTATTATGCTCATTATGATAATAGTTACCCAATGGAAGACGCAGACTTCCTTTCAAGAAGTAAACAATATAGGGTAGGAGTAGCCCCAAAATTTAACTATCGTATCGGGAGTGTAAATGTGAACGCGGCTTTTACTGAAATCAATCGCGAAATTGAATCAACCTATCCTAATTCGTATTATGCAAAAAATCATATAGTTGATGCTTTCAGTAAAAATAAGATTGGAGATCGTTTACATGCGATTGTCGGAGTAAATTATAAACAAGATTACGCTCGTTTTGCATCAGAACATCAAATACACTACGCCGATCCTTATTTGAATCTTGTGTATGTTTCTGATTTTGGATTGAATTTTAACGGAGGTGTTCGAAATAATAATCATAGTATATACGGAAGTCATTGGGTATACAATTTAAATCCTTCGTATACATTAGCAACAAATTCAGGATATACTAAGTTCTTTGGAAGTTATAGTACTTCGTATATAGCACCCACCTTGTACCAATTATATGCTACATGGGGAGGTAACTCTGATTTAAAAGCCGAGGAAAATATCACCAAAGAAGGAGGTGTTGAGTGGAAGGTTAATAAGAATATTCGTTTAAGTACTCTATATTTTGAGCGACTAGAAAAGAATTTTATAGATTATGTATATACAGATCCAGTTACTTACGATGGTGGATACGATAACGTTGATAGGGATTTCAAAGTTAGAGGAGTTGAAGTAGAAGCTGATGCTTCCATTGGGAATAAGTTATCAATGTCTGTGAATTATACCTTTACAGAAAAAGATGATGTAGCTGTTTTACGCATTCCAAAACATAAACTTAATAGTTTGGTTGGTTTTAAATGGAATTCAAAGACCTACACTTCAGTTAGCTACCAGTATAATGCCGAACGTACAGATAGAGATTTTACTACCTATCAAGATGTTACATTGGATGCTTATGGCTTACTTGACATTTATGTGAGTCATCAATTGTTATCTAGATTAAAAGTTTTTGCTACAGTTACTAATCTTTTAAATGAAGACTATACAGAAATTTTAGGGTATACAACACGTGGTAGAAATGCAAGAATAGGAATGTCGTTACAGTTCTAA
- a CDS encoding RNA polymerase sigma factor has translation MTQAEFLHTVMPFKDKLFRMAKRLLVSTEEAEDATQEVLLKLWDKKEGIGNYNNVEAFAMTMTKNFCLDRLKSKQASNLTLVHSNYKDEKSSVYHQVEVEDSLQWVQRIMQTLPEQQRIIVQLRDIEQYEFDEIEKMLDMNATAIRVALSRARKTIREALLKKHSYGTK, from the coding sequence ATGACTCAAGCAGAGTTTTTACATACTGTAATGCCTTTTAAAGACAAACTTTTTCGGATGGCCAAGAGATTATTGGTTTCAACCGAGGAGGCTGAGGATGCGACACAAGAGGTCCTTTTAAAGTTGTGGGATAAAAAGGAGGGGATAGGTAATTACAACAATGTGGAAGCTTTTGCGATGACAATGACTAAAAATTTCTGTCTTGACAGACTTAAGTCAAAACAAGCAAGTAACTTAACCCTTGTTCATAGTAATTACAAGGATGAAAAGAGTTCAGTGTATCATCAAGTAGAGGTTGAAGATAGCTTGCAGTGGGTACAACGAATTATGCAAACTCTGCCGGAGCAACAACGAATCATTGTTCAATTAAGAGATATTGAACAATATGAATTTGATGAAATTGAAAAAATGTTAGACATGAATGCTACAGCCATACGTGTGGCTCTTTCAAGAGCAAGAAAAACAATACGTGAGGCTTTGTTAAAAAAACATAGTTATGGAACTAAGTAG
- a CDS encoding FecCD family ABC transporter permease, translating to MILKRTYSLAFGILIIVLIGCFLLNLSLGSVSIPFEEILTVLGGGSASKTTWQHIILEYRLPKALTAILVGCGLSISGLLMQTLFRNPLAGPFVLGISSGASLGVAILIMGSSLIGWQFISTSYSLAIASSLGSFLVLLAVIIVASRVRDTMAILIIGLMFGSITSAIVSVLSYFSKSEQLRQYVFWNFGSLGDVSWQQLQLFACIICAGILFTIYVLKALNAFLLGENYARSLGIDIKKTRFIIIIATSLLAGGVTAFAGPIAFIGLAVPHMAKQLFKTTNHTIILPATFFIGAILMLLCDTIAQLPGSQFSLPINAITSLIGAPVVIWLLVRKRKMIF from the coding sequence TTGATTTTAAAACGAACATACTCTCTTGCCTTTGGTATACTAATCATAGTACTCATTGGTTGTTTTCTACTTAACCTATCATTGGGTTCAGTATCCATCCCATTTGAAGAAATACTCACTGTACTTGGTGGAGGATCTGCCTCTAAAACTACCTGGCAGCACATCATTTTAGAATATCGCCTACCAAAAGCACTTACTGCCATATTGGTGGGGTGCGGTTTATCCATATCAGGTCTGTTAATGCAAACACTTTTTAGAAATCCACTTGCAGGACCATTTGTACTAGGAATAAGTTCAGGTGCTAGCCTTGGTGTAGCCATACTCATTATGGGTAGTTCTCTGATAGGATGGCAATTTATAAGTACTTCATATTCATTGGCAATTGCATCTAGTTTAGGTAGTTTTCTGGTATTATTGGCAGTAATCATAGTGGCCTCTAGGGTAAGAGATACTATGGCCATCCTTATTATTGGATTGATGTTTGGAAGCATAACCTCAGCTATTGTGAGTGTTCTATCCTATTTTAGTAAAAGTGAACAACTTAGACAGTATGTTTTTTGGAATTTTGGTAGTCTGGGGGATGTAAGTTGGCAGCAACTTCAATTGTTTGCATGCATTATTTGTGCTGGAATCCTTTTTACCATTTATGTACTAAAAGCTTTAAATGCATTCCTATTAGGGGAGAACTATGCACGTAGCCTTGGAATAGACATTAAAAAGACACGTTTCATTATAATTATTGCCACCAGTTTATTAGCTGGTGGAGTAACTGCATTTGCTGGCCCAATTGCGTTCATAGGTTTAGCTGTACCTCATATGGCTAAACAACTGTTTAAAACAACGAATCATACTATTATTTTACCGGCAACCTTTTTTATTGGTGCTATTTTAATGTTACTTTGTGATACCATTGCACAATTACCGGGTAGCCAATTCTCCTTACCCATCAATGCGATTACATCACTGATAGGAGCACCTGTAGTTATATGGTTATTAGTGCGTAAACGAAAAATGATTTTTTAA
- a CDS encoding ABC transporter substrate-binding protein, whose protein sequence is MKVYLYLILFFLLLSCQTKKEDKSTGQKKTISLQYANGFNIEKEGDFTYITVSNPWPEADKPFVYLLAPKGTTPTKNKTYDAFISVPISRLVVTSTTHIPALEALGVLNTLVGFPDTRYISSEAARKRIDNGSITELGVNESINTEILLELAPEVVIGFSINNQNKTYQTIERSGIPVVYNGDWNETSPLGKAEWIKFFAPFFQKESLADSLFNEIKSNYQQAKEIAANATKRPTVFSGAMYKDVWYLPAGESWAAQFIEDANAEYLWKDTKGTGSLALSIESVYDTAINADFWISPSQFTNYTQMESANKMYMEFAAFKQKHIYTYNKTIGATGGSLYFELAPQRPDLILKDLIYIFHPELMPEHELFFFKPLD, encoded by the coding sequence ATGAAAGTATACTTATATCTCATCCTTTTTTTTCTTTTACTAAGTTGTCAAACTAAAAAAGAAGACAAATCAACAGGTCAAAAAAAGACCATATCGCTTCAGTATGCAAATGGATTTAATATTGAAAAGGAAGGTGATTTCACCTATATTACAGTAAGCAATCCTTGGCCTGAGGCCGATAAACCATTCGTTTATCTTTTAGCTCCCAAAGGAACCACACCGACAAAAAACAAAACTTATGATGCTTTTATTTCGGTACCCATTTCTCGTCTTGTTGTTACCTCAACAACTCATATTCCAGCCCTGGAGGCTCTGGGGGTTTTAAATACGTTAGTAGGATTTCCAGATACCCGTTATATTTCTTCTGAGGCGGCAAGGAAACGAATTGATAATGGAAGTATTACTGAATTAGGGGTGAATGAATCGATAAACACTGAAATTTTACTCGAATTGGCACCTGAGGTAGTGATTGGGTTCTCTATCAATAACCAAAATAAAACATATCAAACCATTGAAAGAAGTGGTATTCCAGTGGTTTACAATGGAGATTGGAATGAAACTTCTCCTCTAGGTAAAGCAGAGTGGATTAAATTCTTCGCTCCATTCTTTCAAAAAGAATCTTTAGCAGATTCCCTGTTTAACGAAATAAAATCTAATTACCAACAGGCAAAGGAAATTGCAGCCAACGCGACTAAAAGGCCGACAGTATTTAGTGGGGCAATGTATAAAGATGTGTGGTATCTTCCCGCAGGTGAAAGCTGGGCGGCGCAATTTATTGAGGATGCGAACGCGGAATATTTATGGAAAGACACCAAAGGAACAGGAAGTCTTGCCCTTAGTATTGAAAGCGTGTACGACACAGCAATCAACGCTGACTTTTGGATTAGTCCATCCCAATTCACCAATTATACACAAATGGAATCAGCTAATAAAATGTACATGGAGTTCGCGGCTTTTAAACAAAAGCATATCTATACCTACAATAAAACTATAGGTGCCACCGGAGGCTCTTTATATTTTGAACTAGCTCCCCAGCGACCTGATCTTATATTAAAGGATTTAATTTATATTTTCCATCCTGAACTAATGCCTGAGCATGAACTATTCTTCTTTAAACCCTTGGATTAA